One window of the Rhipicephalus microplus isolate Deutch F79 chromosome 2, USDA_Rmic, whole genome shotgun sequence genome contains the following:
- the LOC142788616 gene encoding uncharacterized protein LOC142788616 isoform X2, whose amino-acid sequence MWRGSMHGSLIWKDCDLLGSFEGTKLPNGWLQGRSISIRQDTGINNNVPAVTRSSVLRGHVQCVKNRAQKTNKYKGTASDCSPAQSLQQQKEHIVMSGAAAA is encoded by the exons atgtggcgtggaagcatgcatggcagcctcatctggaaggactgcgatctgcttgggagcttcgagggcacaaaactgcctaacggctggctgcaag gacgcagcatatccatccggcaagacactggtatcaacaataatg ttccagcagtaacaaggagTTCGGTGCTCCGCGGTCATGTACAGTGtgtcaagaacagagcacagaagaccaacaagtataaagggactgccagtgactgttctcctgctcaaagtttacaacagcagaaagagcacattgtgatgtcaggagcagctgctgcttaa
- the LOC142788616 gene encoding uncharacterized protein LOC142788616 isoform X1: MWRGSMHGSLIWKDCDLLGSFEGTKLPNGWLQAYFSSRTMQLAHMQSKSWSTTLVFSAGRSISIRQDTGINNNVPAVTRSSVLRGHVQCVKNRAQKTNKYKGTASDCSPAQSLQQQKEHIVMSGAAAA; the protein is encoded by the exons atgtggcgtggaagcatgcatggcagcctcatctggaaggactgcgatctgcttgggagcttcgagggcacaaaactgcctaacggctggctgcaag cctatttcagcagcagaacgatgcagctagcacacatgcaatccaagtcatggagcactACTTTGGTGTTcagtgcaggacgcagcatatccatccggcaagacactggtatcaacaataatg ttccagcagtaacaaggagTTCGGTGCTCCGCGGTCATGTACAGTGtgtcaagaacagagcacagaagaccaacaagtataaagggactgccagtgactgttctcctgctcaaagtttacaacagcagaaagagcacattgtgatgtcaggagcagctgctgcttaa